The Medicago truncatula cultivar Jemalong A17 chromosome 4, MtrunA17r5.0-ANR, whole genome shotgun sequence genome includes a region encoding these proteins:
- the LOC25493296 gene encoding NAC domain-containing protein 104, with protein sequence MVDNNNNNVNLPPGFRFYPTDEELVVHFLHRKASLLPCHPDVIPDLDLYPFDPWQLQGRALEEGNQWYYYSRRTQNRMTNNGYWMPMGMEEQVVTSSSNKRVGMKKYYVFHIGEAPNGNQTNWIMQEYRLSDSASSSTRSSSKRKSQPKSWVICRVYERDEDDQDGDGTELSCLDEVFLSLDDLDEVSLPN encoded by the exons ATGgtagataataataataacaatgttAATCTTCCACCCGGTTTTAGATTTTATCCCACAGATGAAGAGCTTGTGGTCCATTTTCTTCATAGAAAGGCTTCTCTTTTACCTTGTCATCCAGATGTTATCCCTGATCTTGACCTCTATCCATTTGATCCATGGCAACTTCAAG GTAGAGCTTTGGAAGAGGGAAATCAATGGTACTATTATAGTAGAAGGACACAAAATAGAATGACTAACAATGGTTATTGGATGCCAATGGGAATGGAAGAACAAGTTGTAACAAGCTCAAGCAATAAGAGAGTTGGTATGAAGAAATATTATGTGTTCCATATTGGAGAAGCACCTAATGGTAATCAAACCAATTGGATAATGCAAGAGTATCGTCTATCAGATTCTGCTTCTTCCTCAACCAGATCATCATCCAAAAGAAAATCACAACCAAAATCA TGGGTGATATGTCGAGTTTATGAGCGTGATGAAGATGACCAAGATGGAGATGGGACAGAGCTATCTTGTTTGGATGAAGTTTTCTTGTCATTGGATGATCTTGATGAAGTAAGCTTGCCAAATTAG
- the LOC25493297 gene encoding uncharacterized protein, with product MKKELSKNQIFALHGITAAGSIALATTFTYPLDTIKVLTQVGSSAGKELNANQIVTRVFAVSGNAGMFSGFGWLAFGRIFGLGARFGVYEILTAFCKDGRENNYVTASEAFLVGMAAGATETFISSPFELIKLRMQAASASFVPNSNFSLEEGARKPLIARLLNGCYPDKKSLNQYVGLLSTLTTKNTNISGALLEYPWAMTGSGLPPSVCNVRRPSNIISLEGWSTLWRGLRSGIVRDSVFGGVFFSSWQFLHQAMLDWKAVGMNPPPRLNDEVGPLSPLAVSLAAGFSGSVAAAASHGFDTARSRSQCTVVPKYVSMERKLLQWKRPGNKFERFTGIHPSDRNVLSRGLGLRMARSGIASFMIVGSYLFVVDHLTSSLT from the exons ATGAAGAAGGAGTTATCAAAGAATCAGATTTTCGCTCTTCACGGGATTACCGCTGCTGGGTCAATAGCTTTAGCCACAACTTTCACATATCCTCTAGACACTATCAAAGTCCTCACTCAG GTTGGTTCTAGTGCTGGTAAAGAATTGAATGCTAATCAGATTGTTACGAGAGTATTCGCTGTCTCTGGTAATGCAG GTATGTTCAGTGGTTTTGGTTGGTTGGCATTTGGAAGGATTTTTGGTCTTGGAGCACGATTTGGGGTTTACGAAATCCTGACAGCTTTTTGTAAAG ATGGTCGGGAAAATAACTATGTCACTGCTTCTGAGGCTTTTTTGGTTGGCATGGCTGCTGGTGCCACAGAGACATTCATAAGCTCTCCATTTGAACTCATCAAGCTTCGTATGCAGGCTGCCTCTGCTTCATTTGTTCCAAATTCTAACTTTTCTTTGGAAGAGGGGGCTCGCAAACCGCTAATTGCAAGATTACTCAATGGCTGCTATCCAGACAAGAAGTCTTTGAATCAATATGTTGGTCTCTTGTCTACCCTAACAACCAAGAATACTAACATATCAGGTGCTTTACTTGAGTATCCATGGGCAATGACAGGATCTGGGTTGCCTCCATCAGTTTGCAATGTGAGAAGACCATCAAACATTATATCTTTGGAAGGATGGAGTACATTGTGGAGAGGTCTGCGTTCTGGAATTGTTCGAGATTCTGTGTTTGGTGGCGTATTTTTTTCAAGTTGGCAATTTTTGCACCAGGCAATGCTTGATTGGAAGGCTGTAGGGATGAATCCTCCACCCAG GTTAAATGATGAAGTTGGCCCATTGTCTCCTTTGGCCGTTAGTCTTGCTGCTGGATTTTCTGGTTCCGTTGCTGCCGCTGCTTCTCATGGTTTTGATACTGCTAGAAGTAGATCACAATGTACCGTGGTGCCAAAG TATGTCTCAATGGAGAGAAAGTTACTGCAATGGAAACGACCAGGAAACAAGTTTGAAAGATTTACTGGGATCCATCCTTCTGACAGGAATGTCTTGTCCCGTGGTCTCGGCTTGCGGATGGCTCGCTCTGGTATCGCATCATTCATGATTGTAGGAagttatttatttgttgttgatCATCTTACCTCTAGTTTGACTTAA